One window of Pseudomonas sp. FP198 genomic DNA carries:
- a CDS encoding glycosyltransferase, translated as MLKPDSPLIDRDAALAQRDAAVNERDTALAKVDFLQNTRSWRFTRPLRTLFRVLRYGFSAYREFPETAPAIVYPAAPEPLPKVEVQADFATRGQLDILCFANIDWAARFQRPQQLMSQFASNGYRVFYIVPSSVPEQGQLYRVTSVASNLFEVALHRDVQMAYYEKIVTPENHQALLRAIAALVTDMQIRTALSVVHIAYWSPVVLSLRTLHGWRIHYDCMDDWDGFPNIGEQLLSEEKTLIPQADLVTVSAALLYQKWCAHNPRCVLVRNAVDFAFFHQHCFTNDVLSGLVGPVIGYYGALAQWLDYPLLAALADLRPTWNFILVGDIFVEDLAGLEHKPNVRLLGRKPYTDMPLYLDHFDACLIPFRLYNVTHAVDPVKFYEYISAGKPVISTPLAEIAIYKDLLYFATGVDEFIEQIERALAERDLALYKRRVELARANDWKDRFNSMQLAIVGLYEKVSIVIVTYNNLNLTIQCVNSILRNTTWPNYQLIVVDNGSDDGTQDYLECLGHEVPFTKIILNPDNRGFAAANNQGLREADGDVLLLLNNDTVVPGGWLDPLVRHLRDPSIGLVGPVTNAVGNEAKIEISYTDIQQMQAFADHYTEARKGQSFDISMLAMFCVAFRRTTFDEVGYLDETFGIGLFEDDDYSRRIQAAGYRTVCAEDAFIHHYGQASFSKLIASGEYQALWDKNQAYFESKWGAWQAHAHRDEPGAAKDG; from the coding sequence ATGCTTAAGCCCGACAGCCCCTTGATCGACCGGGACGCCGCCTTGGCTCAGCGAGATGCGGCCGTCAATGAGCGCGATACCGCGCTGGCGAAAGTCGACTTCCTGCAAAACACCCGTTCGTGGCGCTTCACCCGGCCACTGCGTACGCTGTTCCGGGTGCTGCGTTATGGATTTTCCGCCTACCGGGAGTTTCCCGAAACGGCTCCGGCAATCGTCTACCCGGCAGCGCCGGAACCGTTGCCGAAGGTTGAGGTACAAGCGGATTTCGCCACCAGAGGGCAGCTGGATATTCTCTGCTTCGCCAATATCGACTGGGCCGCGCGCTTCCAGCGACCGCAGCAACTGATGAGCCAGTTCGCGAGCAATGGTTATCGGGTGTTTTATATCGTCCCTTCCAGTGTGCCGGAGCAGGGACAGCTTTATCGAGTGACCTCAGTGGCGTCCAACCTTTTCGAGGTGGCGCTGCATCGCGATGTGCAAATGGCCTATTACGAAAAGATAGTGACGCCTGAGAACCATCAGGCGTTGCTGCGTGCGATTGCTGCATTGGTCACCGACATGCAAATCAGAACCGCCCTTTCGGTGGTGCATATTGCCTACTGGAGCCCTGTGGTACTGAGCCTGCGCACGCTGCATGGCTGGCGCATTCACTATGACTGCATGGATGACTGGGATGGTTTTCCGAACATTGGCGAACAGTTGCTGAGCGAGGAAAAGACCCTGATCCCCCAGGCCGATCTGGTGACCGTTTCCGCGGCGTTGCTTTACCAGAAATGGTGCGCTCATAACCCTCGCTGCGTGCTGGTGCGAAACGCTGTGGATTTCGCTTTTTTCCACCAGCACTGTTTTACCAACGATGTGCTGAGCGGGCTGGTCGGCCCGGTGATTGGTTATTACGGCGCCTTGGCGCAATGGCTCGATTATCCACTGCTAGCGGCGTTGGCGGACCTGCGGCCGACGTGGAATTTCATCCTGGTGGGGGATATTTTCGTCGAGGACCTGGCGGGGCTCGAGCACAAGCCCAATGTGCGCTTGCTGGGCCGCAAGCCGTACACCGACATGCCGCTGTACCTGGATCATTTCGATGCGTGCCTGATTCCCTTCAGGCTTTACAACGTGACCCATGCGGTCGATCCGGTGAAGTTCTACGAGTACATCAGCGCCGGCAAACCGGTGATCTCCACGCCACTGGCGGAGATCGCCATCTACAAGGACCTGCTGTACTTTGCAACCGGAGTCGATGAGTTCATCGAGCAGATCGAGCGTGCCCTGGCCGAGCGCGATCTGGCCCTTTACAAGCGGCGTGTGGAGCTCGCTCGGGCCAACGATTGGAAGGATCGATTTAATAGCATGCAACTTGCCATCGTCGGGCTGTACGAGAAAGTCTCCATCGTGATCGTGACGTACAACAACCTCAATCTGACGATTCAATGTGTAAACAGTATTTTGCGTAATACCACCTGGCCCAATTACCAACTGATTGTCGTCGACAACGGCTCGGACGATGGCACACAAGACTATCTTGAATGTCTTGGCCATGAGGTGCCGTTCACGAAGATCATCCTCAACCCGGACAACCGGGGCTTCGCTGCGGCGAATAACCAGGGTTTGCGAGAAGCCGACGGTGACGTCCTGCTACTGCTCAATAACGACACGGTGGTGCCGGGCGGTTGGCTCGATCCGCTGGTCAGGCATTTGCGTGATCCGAGCATCGGCCTGGTCGGGCCGGTCACGAATGCGGTAGGAAACGAAGCGAAGATCGAGATTTCCTATACCGACATCCAACAGATGCAAGCGTTTGCAGACCACTACACCGAAGCCCGTAAGGGGCAGTCGTTCGATATCTCCATGCTCGCAATGTTTTGTGTCGCCTTTCGCCGAACCACCTTCGATGAGGTGGGGTATCTGGATGAAACGTTCGGTATCGGGTTGTTCGAAGATGACGACTACAGCCGTCGCATCCAGGCTGCCGGCTACCGCACGGTCTGCGCTGAAGATGCGTTTATCCATCACTACGGGCAGGCCTCATTCAGCAAGCTGATCGCCAGCGGCGAATACCAGGCCCTCTGGGACAAAAACCAGGCGTACTTCGAAAGCAAATGGGGAGCGTGGCAAGCCCACGCACATCGCGACGAGCCCGGCGCGGCAAAGGATGGGTAG
- a CDS encoding 2OG-Fe(II) oxygenase — MLDLSRLTPAALKDQPFSWAEIGNLYSAEDAAALAATFPHDHFKTVSGYGGEKNYDYEARALLGMGDDTIAHAQELSEAWLRLARDLGSAGYREALSQMTGIDLRSVPMEVNVFHYGPGASLGAHPDLPDKLVTHILYFNESWDRNDGGCLNILHRNDPSAVAAEIEPLVGNSAILVRSDNSWHAVTPVVSGCHSSRRSLTATFYRPGSRSSMWPPDDSTPLHRYPHA; from the coding sequence ATGCTAGATCTCTCTCGTCTCACGCCAGCGGCGCTAAAGGATCAGCCGTTCTCATGGGCTGAAATCGGCAACCTGTACTCGGCCGAGGATGCCGCCGCGTTGGCGGCTACCTTTCCTCATGATCACTTCAAGACGGTGAGTGGTTATGGCGGCGAAAAAAACTATGACTACGAGGCACGAGCCTTGTTGGGCATGGGCGACGATACCATCGCTCATGCGCAGGAATTGAGCGAGGCATGGTTGCGGCTGGCTCGGGATCTTGGCTCGGCTGGTTATCGCGAAGCCCTGTCGCAAATGACCGGAATCGATCTGCGCAGCGTGCCGATGGAGGTCAATGTCTTTCATTACGGTCCGGGTGCGAGCCTGGGCGCCCATCCGGACCTGCCCGATAAACTGGTCACCCATATCCTCTATTTCAATGAGTCCTGGGACCGTAACGACGGCGGTTGCCTGAACATCCTGCACCGCAACGATCCCAGCGCAGTGGCGGCCGAGATCGAGCCCTTGGTGGGTAATTCGGCGATCCTGGTGCGCTCGGATAATTCCTGGCATGCCGTCACGCCCGTAGTCAGTGGCTGCCATTCTTCCCGTCGTAGCCTGACCGCAACGTTCTACCGGCCGGGCTCGCGCAGTTCCATGTGGCCGCCGGATGACAGCACGCCGCTGCATCGGTACCCGCATGCTTAA
- a CDS encoding polysaccharide pyruvyl transferase family protein, whose product MVDLGLQSVEPRAAESPPKTCGIQEKGDLAEHLDERTWQVAIFGTFDVENYGDLLFPIIAEAELARRLGSVNLQRFSYHGKTPSEWPYAVTSLTELPTVAAGLDGVLIGGGFLIRFDKVVAHGYGPTTADIHHPSGYWLTPALIALQHAVPVMWNAPGMHCNSIPDWARPLLTMALEQSRYVRVRDALSRDTLGALSQQIEIEVLPDTAFGLPRLIDEQRPSAEFVRLREHAGLTGPYIVIHAIHVVESFVKLFEDHPEAFLGYQFLVVPIGPVLGDDPSVIAGRLPGSITLPFWPEPLLMAEILSQAQAVIGHSYHLAITALAFGVPVFCSADLTTGKYTALAGFDTLHALPNVATVDPQWFLARVGKTRASPAARAAADQLVEHWDRVAEIIRQGKTASQPVLGAFLQHLPNLLEAAAETCNPVPAESPVSPVMPVPQINEPAQELAARELAQQQRIVQLREQLARSDARMRELQNSNSFRMTAPLRSIARGIRNLTANKNRQC is encoded by the coding sequence ATGGTTGACCTGGGATTGCAGAGCGTCGAACCGCGAGCGGCGGAGTCGCCCCCCAAGACCTGCGGGATTCAAGAAAAGGGGGATCTGGCGGAACACTTGGATGAGCGCACATGGCAGGTGGCTATCTTCGGCACCTTCGACGTTGAAAACTATGGTGACCTGCTGTTTCCCATCATCGCCGAGGCAGAACTGGCCCGGCGCTTGGGTTCGGTCAATCTGCAGCGGTTTTCCTATCACGGGAAAACCCCATCCGAATGGCCCTATGCGGTGACGTCGCTGACAGAGCTGCCCACTGTAGCGGCAGGCCTGGATGGCGTGTTGATCGGCGGTGGTTTCCTGATCCGATTCGATAAAGTCGTTGCCCATGGTTATGGTCCGACCACTGCCGACATCCATCACCCTAGCGGTTATTGGCTGACCCCCGCGCTCATCGCGCTGCAGCATGCGGTTCCGGTCATGTGGAATGCACCGGGGATGCATTGCAACAGTATCCCCGATTGGGCCAGGCCGTTATTGACGATGGCCCTTGAGCAGAGCCGGTATGTGCGCGTCCGTGATGCCCTGTCGCGCGATACCCTCGGCGCGCTCAGCCAGCAAATCGAGATCGAAGTGCTGCCCGACACCGCGTTCGGCTTACCGCGCCTGATCGATGAGCAACGGCCCTCGGCCGAGTTTGTTCGCCTGCGCGAGCATGCCGGGCTGACCGGGCCCTACATCGTGATCCACGCGATTCATGTGGTGGAGTCCTTTGTAAAATTGTTCGAAGACCACCCCGAGGCATTCCTGGGCTACCAGTTCCTGGTGGTGCCGATTGGACCGGTCCTGGGTGACGATCCGTCAGTGATTGCCGGGCGGCTGCCCGGATCCATCACCTTGCCGTTCTGGCCGGAGCCGTTGCTCATGGCCGAAATTCTCAGCCAGGCCCAAGCGGTGATCGGCCATAGCTATCACCTGGCGATCACCGCCCTGGCGTTTGGCGTGCCGGTGTTTTGTTCGGCGGACCTGACCACGGGCAAGTACACGGCGCTGGCTGGGTTCGACACGCTGCATGCGTTGCCGAATGTCGCGACGGTCGATCCGCAATGGTTCCTCGCCCGCGTGGGCAAGACCCGTGCATCGCCCGCGGCGCGTGCGGCGGCGGATCAGTTGGTGGAGCATTGGGACCGGGTCGCTGAGATCATTCGCCAAGGTAAAACGGCGTCGCAGCCGGTGCTGGGGGCTTTTCTGCAGCACCTGCCGAATCTGCTCGAAGCCGCGGCCGAGACGTGCAACCCAGTGCCGGCTGAATCGCCGGTGAGTCCGGTCATGCCTGTGCCGCAGATCAACGAACCCGCGCAGGAACTGGCGGCACGGGAGCTTGCCCAACAGCAACGGATCGTCCAGCTTCGTGAGCAACTGGCTCGCAGCGATGCCAGGATGCGTGAGCTGCAGAACTCCAATTCATTCCGAATGACCGCGCCACTGCGCTCCATCGCCCGTGGTATCAGAAACCTGACAGCGAACAAGAACCGACAATGCTAG
- a CDS encoding ABC transporter permease, whose amino-acid sequence MQSFSTSPAAMIKSVLVNRILIYVLIRREIIGRYKGSMLGILWSFFTPALMLVVYTFVFSVVFKARWSGGGESKSEFALVLFAGLLVFNLFSECLNRAPGLVLANTNYVKKIVFPLETLPMVSLGAALFHMAISILAWLLFYIVLFGTPPATALLLPLVLFPLVLLTLGISWFLASISVYLRDIGQFIGIVITAMLFLSPIFYPLSILPQSYQAALQANPLTLPVEMVRDVLFWGRTPQWAHLATYSAISLSIACAGFAWFQRTRKGFADVI is encoded by the coding sequence ATGCAGTCGTTCAGCACCTCCCCTGCCGCCATGATCAAAAGTGTGCTGGTCAATCGAATCCTGATCTACGTGTTGATCCGCAGGGAGATCATCGGTCGTTATAAAGGCTCGATGCTCGGTATCCTATGGTCGTTCTTCACCCCGGCGTTAATGCTGGTGGTCTACACGTTCGTGTTCAGCGTGGTCTTCAAGGCCCGCTGGTCGGGTGGCGGCGAGTCCAAGAGCGAATTCGCCCTGGTGCTGTTCGCAGGCCTGCTGGTGTTCAATCTGTTTTCCGAATGCCTGAACCGCGCGCCGGGCCTGGTGCTGGCCAATACCAACTACGTCAAGAAGATCGTCTTCCCGCTGGAAACCCTGCCGATGGTGTCGCTCGGCGCGGCGCTGTTCCACATGGCGATCAGCATCCTGGCCTGGCTGCTCTTCTATATCGTCCTGTTCGGAACCCCTCCGGCAACCGCCCTTCTGCTGCCGTTGGTGCTGTTTCCGTTGGTGTTGTTGACCCTGGGAATTTCCTGGTTTCTCGCCTCGATAAGCGTGTACCTGCGCGATATTGGCCAGTTCATCGGCATCGTCATAACGGCGATGCTCTTTCTCTCGCCGATTTTCTATCCGCTTTCGATACTTCCGCAAAGTTATCAGGCCGCCTTGCAGGCGAACCCTCTGACGCTGCCGGTGGAAATGGTTCGTGACGTACTGTTCTGGGGCAGGACGCCACAATGGGCGCACCTGGCAACTTATTCGGCAATTTCCTTGTCGATTGCCTGTGCCGGATTCGCCTGGTTCCAGAGGACACGCAAAGGCTTTGCCGATGTCATCTGA
- a CDS encoding glycosyltransferase, giving the protein MDQINRLVDHIDKLTRSTQSRSIEALQLVKEIENRDRLIKQLNLGSQALRTRLSLQEGKAGRLREQLQVTERRLKDTQTLLRAKERQAVELSDWAVDLRAQLAAKQTELFKLSDWGNAIERAPLRYSIRKQLYKLSRRIYAWLPLTAQQKSRLAQRLRSWLKRTRATAGESSASPSLAPLQPLLPPIDLAVPSSHGQPTILMFGVIDWHFRIQRPQNLAKELSRAGQTTFYISNHFIDDDAPGFEAERLEGSERLFQIRFKVRGAPAIYHAPPSAAAISQLRQGLAMLLDAANVAAVDCIVQHAYWFPLAIRVPNATLVYDCMDHHEGFGNVAQELLDLEIALMRRADLLVATSDWIEQHGKRENRNVEVIRNACEYGFFSQRPDKIYRDPANRKIIGYYGVIAEWFDLELVKRVAQSFPQHLILLIGSDIVQAKKYFKACPNVVLEGEVPYASLPYYLHAIDVCLLPFKVMPLTLATNPVKVYEYLSAGKPVVSVKLPELSQFGKLVWTVEQPSEFISAIRRVLDALPEAGATPKARQSFAQGQTWQHRAASLRKAVASLPLPKVSVVVLTYNNLELTKACLDSLLTQSQYPNLEIIVVDNCSSDQTPAYLTAWAKGHPERIVILNPDNKGFAAGNNQGLAAASGDYLVILNNDTVVTAGWIRGLIRHLKDHEEIGIIGPVTNNIGNEAKVSTRYGRMEDMPAEAAQMTRARMGEWFEINTLAFFCVMFPRSTYEQIGGLCEEYGLGFFEDDDYCRRVQRRGLRAACAEDVFVHHHLSASFNTLGARKKQALFEKNRAIYENKWGAWVPHTYRDV; this is encoded by the coding sequence ATGGATCAGATCAACCGTCTTGTCGATCACATTGACAAACTGACTCGCTCAACACAGTCCAGATCCATTGAAGCCTTGCAGTTGGTCAAGGAAATCGAGAATCGGGACCGGCTGATCAAGCAACTGAACCTGGGTTCACAAGCGCTTCGCACTCGCCTGTCACTTCAGGAAGGCAAGGCCGGGCGACTGCGCGAGCAATTGCAGGTGACCGAACGGCGCCTCAAAGACACCCAGACGTTGCTCCGGGCCAAAGAACGCCAAGCGGTGGAGCTGTCCGATTGGGCGGTGGATTTACGCGCACAACTGGCGGCGAAGCAGACTGAGCTGTTCAAGCTTTCTGACTGGGGCAACGCCATCGAACGCGCACCGCTGCGTTATTCGATACGCAAGCAGCTGTATAAATTATCGCGCCGGATCTACGCCTGGTTGCCGCTCACCGCACAGCAGAAAAGCAGGCTGGCCCAGCGGCTTCGAAGCTGGCTGAAACGCACCAGGGCGACAGCCGGCGAATCATCGGCGTCCCCAAGCCTCGCGCCGCTGCAACCCCTGCTACCACCGATTGACCTTGCCGTGCCATCCAGTCACGGGCAGCCGACGATCCTGATGTTCGGCGTGATCGATTGGCACTTTCGCATCCAGCGCCCACAAAACCTGGCCAAGGAGTTGTCGCGGGCGGGACAAACGACGTTTTATATTTCCAACCACTTTATCGACGATGATGCTCCCGGCTTCGAGGCGGAGCGCCTGGAGGGCTCCGAGCGGCTGTTCCAGATCCGTTTCAAGGTGCGCGGGGCTCCGGCCATTTATCATGCCCCGCCTTCAGCGGCCGCGATCAGCCAGTTGCGCCAAGGCCTGGCCATGCTGCTGGACGCGGCGAACGTCGCCGCCGTGGATTGCATCGTCCAGCACGCCTACTGGTTCCCGCTGGCAATACGTGTCCCCAACGCCACGCTGGTCTATGACTGCATGGATCACCACGAAGGTTTCGGCAATGTTGCCCAGGAACTGCTCGACCTGGAAATCGCCTTGATGCGCCGGGCCGATCTGCTGGTGGCGACTTCCGACTGGATCGAACAACACGGCAAGCGGGAAAACCGCAACGTAGAGGTGATCCGCAACGCCTGCGAATACGGTTTTTTCAGCCAACGTCCCGACAAGATCTACCGGGACCCGGCCAACAGAAAGATCATCGGCTACTACGGCGTCATCGCCGAATGGTTCGACCTGGAACTGGTCAAGCGCGTCGCCCAGTCCTTCCCGCAGCATCTGATCCTGTTGATCGGCAGCGATATCGTCCAGGCGAAAAAATATTTCAAGGCCTGCCCGAATGTGGTCCTGGAGGGCGAAGTCCCGTATGCCTCCCTGCCCTACTACCTCCACGCCATAGACGTTTGCCTGCTTCCGTTCAAGGTCATGCCCCTGACGCTCGCCACCAATCCGGTCAAGGTCTATGAATACCTGAGCGCGGGAAAACCGGTGGTCTCGGTGAAACTGCCGGAGTTGAGCCAGTTCGGCAAACTGGTCTGGACGGTTGAACAGCCCTCTGAATTCATCTCGGCCATACGCCGTGTACTCGACGCTCTGCCAGAGGCCGGCGCAACGCCAAAGGCGCGTCAATCGTTCGCTCAGGGCCAGACCTGGCAGCATCGGGCCGCCAGCCTGCGAAAGGCCGTCGCGTCATTGCCCCTGCCCAAGGTCAGCGTCGTGGTGTTGACCTACAACAACCTCGAACTGACCAAGGCTTGCCTCGACAGTCTGTTGACCCAGAGCCAGTACCCGAACCTTGAAATCATCGTGGTCGACAACTGCTCCAGCGACCAGACCCCGGCCTATCTCACTGCCTGGGCCAAGGGACATCCCGAACGGATCGTCATCCTCAATCCGGATAACAAGGGATTCGCCGCAGGGAACAACCAAGGGCTCGCGGCAGCCAGTGGCGACTACCTGGTCATCCTGAACAACGATACGGTCGTCACCGCCGGCTGGATCAGGGGGTTGATCCGTCATCTGAAGGACCACGAGGAAATCGGCATCATCGGCCCGGTCACCAACAACATCGGCAACGAAGCCAAAGTCAGCACCCGTTATGGCCGGATGGAGGACATGCCCGCCGAAGCCGCGCAAATGACCCGTGCCCGCATGGGCGAGTGGTTCGAAATAAACACCCTGGCGTTTTTCTGCGTGATGTTCCCGCGTTCGACCTACGAGCAGATTGGCGGCCTGTGCGAGGAGTACGGCCTGGGGTTCTTCGAGGATGACGATTACTGCCGCCGCGTGCAGCGTCGCGGCCTGCGCGCGGCTTGCGCCGAAGATGTATTCGTCCATCACCACCTGTCCGCCTCGTTCAACACCTTGGGTGCCAGGAAAAAACAGGCACTTTTCGAGAAGAACCGGGCGATCTACGAGAACAAATGGGGGGCCTGGGTTCCGCATACGTATCGAGATGTATAG
- a CDS encoding phospholipid carrier-dependent glycosyltransferase codes for MPGSSLKYAVVLLVLLASTAVGVYGFSTLELASMNNSSRTILLSVAVLAALTAFTRKPPIILCLGLLACLTIACAQIWPVVVVTVFALSATVLGRWLLRQENPADWSIHLLMGTGTFGTLTGLAAYLPINYPWLYGAMLAVPLVLGHKQVLSIGRELLAQIRATRSAHTPLQTGLDVLIGGFACLYVLVAFMPEVGHDALAMHLFVPSHLAQRHQWSFDANTYVWAVMPMLADWIYSIVYMLAGETASRLSNSAFALLVAWQIRNMTLWAGGSATSARWASLIFLSTPLAFAESSSLHIESAWTAFMLAGTLAILKVSGFTADPRERLSQLILAGVLLGFAMATKAVTLSVLPVLLVVLLLQYKAWAMGGIAKALMLGSAGLLLAGATPYVCAGYLTGNPVFPFFNGVFHSPLWPDMNFEPPATFGTGMTWDTLYRMVFQSPQFIEGRVGAAGFQWLLLPTAAVAVLLSGNKKALCILLVGAGAMFMTFQSTAYLRYVFPSFALFSVILALPFSDARAFPRSLAIAAGAVLVLANTRFIQAATYYGEIKPSALLSQAGREAFLLERLPIRKMVDTVNALNSGYQPVAVFASPLMAGLHGDALYASWYNLKWKGEFDAATSPAELTRRLRQRQVNWLVIDLKSLPQAQLDRLLAVSTSYSRLGNLDLRKLNATHYELLLNPDLSSLDGWNLLSPSTYDTSRKILTVNVNTPATQRVGVTPGLTYINSVSARCTEAATTGRIQANWIDDQGDFISTSIETFDCTTHWETHEMSVVAPANATSAVIYASGHTDTPLEFKSLSFRQ; via the coding sequence TTGCCCGGATCAAGCCTGAAATACGCAGTGGTGCTGTTGGTTTTACTGGCGAGTACGGCGGTCGGTGTGTACGGTTTTTCGACGCTTGAACTGGCGTCCATGAACAACAGTAGCCGCACGATACTGCTGTCAGTGGCAGTCCTGGCAGCCCTTACCGCCTTCACTCGCAAGCCGCCGATCATTCTTTGCCTGGGCCTGCTGGCGTGCCTGACCATTGCCTGCGCGCAGATCTGGCCGGTGGTTGTCGTCACGGTCTTCGCGCTGTCTGCCACCGTGCTCGGCAGGTGGCTGCTCAGGCAAGAAAACCCGGCCGACTGGAGCATCCATCTGCTGATGGGCACCGGCACGTTCGGTACGCTGACAGGCCTGGCTGCGTATTTGCCGATCAACTATCCCTGGCTCTATGGCGCGATGCTAGCAGTGCCGCTTGTATTGGGACACAAACAGGTCCTGTCGATAGGTCGCGAACTGCTGGCCCAAATCCGGGCCACCCGCTCGGCACATACGCCCCTGCAAACCGGCCTTGATGTACTGATTGGCGGATTCGCCTGCCTCTACGTGCTGGTAGCCTTCATGCCGGAGGTCGGCCACGACGCGTTGGCCATGCACCTTTTCGTCCCTTCACACCTGGCCCAGCGGCACCAATGGTCGTTCGATGCAAACACCTATGTGTGGGCAGTCATGCCCATGCTGGCCGACTGGATCTATAGCATCGTCTATATGCTGGCGGGCGAAACGGCGTCACGCCTGAGCAATAGCGCATTCGCCTTGCTGGTGGCGTGGCAGATTCGCAACATGACCCTCTGGGCCGGGGGCTCCGCCACGAGCGCTCGCTGGGCAAGCCTGATCTTTCTGTCGACGCCCCTCGCCTTCGCTGAAAGCAGCAGCCTGCACATAGAGTCGGCGTGGACCGCCTTCATGCTGGCCGGGACCCTGGCGATCCTGAAGGTCTCGGGCTTCACTGCGGATCCTCGGGAACGCCTGTCGCAATTGATCCTGGCCGGTGTCCTGTTGGGCTTCGCCATGGCGACCAAGGCGGTGACCCTGAGTGTCCTGCCGGTCCTGCTGGTGGTCCTCTTGTTGCAATACAAGGCCTGGGCCATGGGAGGAATCGCCAAGGCGCTGATGCTCGGCAGCGCCGGCCTGCTGCTGGCGGGCGCTACCCCTTACGTCTGTGCCGGGTACTTGACCGGTAACCCGGTGTTCCCGTTTTTCAACGGGGTTTTCCATTCGCCGCTCTGGCCGGACATGAACTTCGAACCGCCCGCCACTTTCGGTACCGGGATGACCTGGGACACCCTGTATCGAATGGTCTTCCAGTCGCCGCAGTTCATCGAGGGGCGGGTCGGCGCGGCGGGCTTCCAGTGGCTGCTGCTACCCACAGCGGCCGTCGCCGTGCTGCTGAGCGGCAACAAAAAAGCCCTGTGCATCCTCCTGGTCGGCGCCGGCGCGATGTTCATGACGTTCCAGTCAACGGCCTACCTGCGTTATGTGTTCCCCTCCTTCGCGCTGTTCTCGGTGATCCTCGCCCTGCCGTTTTCCGACGCCAGGGCCTTCCCCCGCAGCCTCGCCATCGCGGCCGGTGCCGTGTTGGTCCTGGCCAATACCCGCTTCATCCAGGCCGCGACGTACTATGGTGAAATCAAACCCTCGGCACTGTTGAGCCAGGCCGGTCGGGAGGCCTTTTTGCTGGAGCGCCTGCCGATCCGGAAAATGGTCGACACCGTCAACGCCTTGAACAGCGGTTATCAGCCCGTGGCGGTTTTTGCGTCGCCCTTGATGGCGGGTTTGCATGGCGATGCCCTTTACGCATCGTGGTACAACCTGAAGTGGAAAGGCGAATTCGACGCAGCGACCTCGCCGGCGGAGCTTACCCGGCGCTTGCGCCAGCGCCAGGTGAACTGGCTGGTGATCGATCTCAAGTCTCTTCCCCAGGCACAACTCGACCGCCTGCTCGCCGTGTCCACGTCGTATTCCAGGCTGGGTAACCTGGACCTGCGCAAACTCAACGCCACTCACTACGAGCTCCTGCTCAATCCGGACCTGTCCAGCCTCGACGGCTGGAACCTGCTGTCACCCTCGACCTATGACACCTCGCGCAAGATCCTCACCGTCAACGTCAACACCCCCGCCACACAGCGCGTCGGCGTGACGCCGGGGCTGACCTACATCAACAGTGTGTCCGCGCGCTGCACGGAGGCAGCCACTACCGGAAGAATCCAGGCCAACTGGATTGACGACCAAGGCGACTTCATCAGCACCAGCATCGAAACGTTTGATTGCACCACGCACTGGGAGACTCATGAGATGAGTGTCGTTGCGCCGGCTAATGCCACGTCCGCGGTCATTTATGCGTCCGGGCATACCGACACTCCCCTGGAGTTCAAATCACTTTCATTCAGGCAATAG